A region of Asticcacaulis excentricus DNA encodes the following proteins:
- a CDS encoding response regulator: MSETSALLRHVNLPATTVLIVEDNDGLRRMIVEVLRASGFQQLIQARDAEEAIELLGAYNPDLMILDWNLPGLSGIDLTLLLRQAAVNEDARFPNPRIPVLMLTGRQRSRDVTEARNAGVDEFVIKPFSTRSLMRGVASALCRQRPFIVSAGYVGPCRRRRKDEDYRGLMRRVDDIEAAADRHSRALFQQTLSVELEALHALMSARGGLHKETLDYLIERTSEAETQAVRYRQRLLAEATRSLKEYVSYFGNAAEPDVLDVHLDSIRRLNALRNEDTAEAQTIIRQLDALVKNRKRKRLSA; this comes from the coding sequence ATGTCTGAAACCTCTGCGCTGTTGCGCCATGTCAATCTGCCGGCCACGACGGTCCTGATTGTCGAAGATAATGACGGACTGAGGCGGATGATCGTCGAGGTGCTGCGCGCCTCTGGTTTTCAGCAACTGATTCAGGCCCGTGACGCCGAAGAGGCGATCGAGCTTCTGGGGGCCTATAATCCCGATCTGATGATCCTGGACTGGAACCTGCCGGGTTTGTCGGGCATTGATCTGACGCTGTTGCTGCGGCAGGCGGCGGTGAATGAAGACGCGCGCTTTCCCAATCCGCGTATCCCCGTGCTGATGCTGACCGGGCGTCAGCGCTCGCGCGATGTGACCGAAGCGCGCAATGCCGGGGTCGATGAATTTGTCATCAAGCCGTTTTCGACGCGCAGCCTGATGCGTGGGGTCGCCTCCGCCCTGTGCCGTCAGCGCCCGTTTATCGTCTCGGCGGGCTATGTCGGCCCGTGCCGACGCCGGCGCAAGGATGAGGACTATCGCGGCCTGATGCGCCGCGTCGATGATATTGAGGCCGCCGCCGACCGCCATTCGCGCGCCCTGTTCCAGCAGACCCTGTCGGTTGAGCTTGAGGCTCTGCACGCCCTGATGTCGGCGCGCGGCGGGCTGCACAAGGAGACGCTGGATTACCTGATCGAGCGTACCAGCGAAGCCGAAACTCAGGCGGTAAGATATCGCCAGAGGCTGCTGGCCGAAGCTACACGTTCTTTAAAGGAATATGTGTCATATTTCGGGAATGCGGCTGAACCGGATGTGCTGGACGTGCATCTGGATTCCATTCGCCGGCTGAACGCCCTGCGCAATGAGGATACGGCCGAAGCCCAGACCATCATTCGTCAGCTTGACGCGCTGGTGAAGAATCGCAAGAGGAAGAGACTGTCGGCATGA